The following coding sequences are from one Sulfitobacter sp. HNIBRBA3233 window:
- the ndk gene encoding nucleoside-diphosphate kinase, translating into MALERTFSIIKPDATRRNLTGAINKKFEDAGLRIVAQKRIHLTKAQAGEFYKVHAERPFYDELCEFMASAPIVAQVLEGENAITKNREVMGATNPADAAEGTIRAEFAESVGENSVHGSDAPETAAVEIAYFFSGLELVG; encoded by the coding sequence ATGGCTCTTGAGCGCACATTCTCGATCATCAAACCAGACGCGACCCGCCGCAACCTGACCGGCGCGATCAACAAGAAATTCGAGGACGCAGGTCTGCGCATCGTCGCGCAAAAGCGGATCCACCTGACAAAAGCACAGGCAGGCGAGTTCTATAAGGTACACGCCGAGCGTCCGTTCTACGACGAACTGTGCGAATTCATGGCGTCCGCCCCCATCGTGGCGCAGGTTCTCGAAGGCGAGAACGCGATCACGAAGAACCGCGAAGTCATGGGCGCCACCAACCCTGCGGATGCAGCCGAAGGCACGATCCGTGCGGAATTCGCTGAATCCGTCGGCGAGAACTCGGTCCACGGTTCCGACGCACCCGAAACGGCTGCGGTCGAAATCGCGTATTTCTTCTCCGGTCTCGAACTGGTCGGCTAA
- a CDS encoding N-acyl homoserine lactonase family protein — MSPHAYEVYAVQYARSVRPVTDYYLGADPHDGSEPIFYYVWVLRRGSDVILIDTGFDAERARARKRDFLRCPIEALRALDIAPEDVGTVIITHLHYDHAGNMDKLPKARFVLQDEEMRFATGRYMRHGMIRAPFELSDVQLMVALNYAGRVDFVDGDSDLTEGVRLHHIPGHSLGLQAVTVQSEAGRLCLASDAAHFYANISRGAPFPIVADVARTLDGHEKVMQLARDRSRLIPGHDPAVAELFESIPGDDMIFDLTKPKG; from the coding sequence ATGTCGCCACACGCTTACGAAGTCTACGCGGTCCAATATGCCCGGTCCGTGCGGCCGGTGACGGATTACTACCTCGGTGCCGATCCGCATGACGGTTCCGAACCGATCTTCTACTATGTCTGGGTTCTGCGTCGCGGCAGCGACGTGATCCTCATCGATACCGGCTTCGATGCCGAACGCGCCCGCGCGCGCAAGCGCGACTTCCTGCGCTGCCCGATCGAGGCGCTGAGGGCTCTCGACATCGCGCCCGAGGACGTGGGAACGGTGATCATCACGCATCTTCACTACGACCATGCGGGCAATATGGACAAGCTGCCCAAGGCGCGCTTCGTCCTGCAGGACGAGGAGATGCGCTTTGCTACCGGACGCTACATGCGCCACGGCATGATACGGGCGCCGTTCGAGCTGTCGGACGTGCAGCTGATGGTGGCGCTGAACTACGCAGGTCGGGTCGATTTCGTGGATGGCGATTCCGATCTGACCGAAGGGGTCAGGCTCCATCACATCCCCGGCCACTCGCTTGGGCTTCAGGCCGTTACGGTGCAGAGCGAGGCGGGACGGCTTTGTCTGGCTTCGGACGCTGCGCATTTCTATGCCAACATTTCACGCGGCGCCCCCTTTCCGATCGTCGCCGATGTCGCGCGCACGCTCGACGGGCACGAAAAGGTCATGCAATTGGCGCGCGACCGGTCGCGACTGATCCCCGGCCACGATCCCGCCGTGGCCGAACTCTTCGAAAGCATCCCTGGCGACGACATGATCTTCGACCTGACGAAACCGAAAGGCTGA
- a CDS encoding alpha/beta fold hydrolase codes for MTDRLESWLARAADDSVFGWCSRGLTCGISVSDGDRTLTLRLGDRPKVENDGGGEIALRSPPALWDRVLSATPPPGYHSFGALMRNPDGPEISGDPLTVAQALAALERLIELARPSEAPFAGFAFAHDPGSVSGHRRVLTDGRGATACLHWLEAGQGVPIVFLHTAGADARQYLHQMADLELQKTHRLLAFDMPWHGLSSGENDRETTAGYELTEESYLSWVAAFIEQVAGGPALLVGCSMGASMALTMAARRPELLRGAIALEAPLRSPGRKSDLLTDARVSNGFHNPAYVRAMLGPSCPQKQRDEACAIYAQGRPGVYMGDLHYYSEEYDGEALAPAIRESGVRIELLTGSYDYSASPENTRSIAALLDPEKVRFTEMDGLGHFPMIEDPDRFRFYFITALNKLEER; via the coding sequence GTGACCGACAGGCTCGAATCCTGGCTCGCGCGCGCGGCAGATGACAGCGTCTTTGGCTGGTGCAGTCGGGGACTGACCTGCGGCATTTCGGTCTCCGATGGCGACCGGACGCTCACCCTGCGTCTCGGGGACAGGCCGAAGGTCGAGAACGACGGCGGTGGCGAGATCGCCCTGCGCTCGCCCCCTGCCCTGTGGGACCGCGTGCTGTCGGCCACGCCGCCGCCCGGATACCATTCCTTCGGAGCGCTCATGCGCAATCCCGACGGGCCCGAAATCTCCGGCGATCCGCTGACCGTCGCGCAGGCGCTGGCCGCGCTCGAGCGGCTGATCGAACTGGCGCGCCCGTCGGAGGCGCCATTCGCAGGCTTCGCCTTCGCCCATGACCCCGGATCCGTATCGGGACACCGGCGCGTGCTGACCGACGGTCGCGGCGCGACGGCCTGCCTTCACTGGCTCGAAGCGGGACAGGGTGTGCCCATCGTCTTTCTGCACACCGCCGGCGCCGATGCGCGCCAATACCTGCATCAAATGGCCGACCTCGAGCTGCAGAAGACCCACCGCCTGCTGGCCTTCGATATGCCATGGCACGGCCTGTCGTCGGGCGAGAATGACAGGGAGACGACCGCCGGCTACGAGCTGACCGAGGAAAGCTATCTGAGCTGGGTCGCCGCTTTCATCGAACAGGTGGCCGGCGGGCCCGCCCTGCTCGTGGGCTGTTCCATGGGCGCCTCCATGGCGCTGACCATGGCGGCACGCCGACCGGAGCTGCTGCGCGGCGCCATCGCGCTTGAGGCCCCGCTCAGATCGCCGGGGCGCAAGAGCGACCTGCTGACCGATGCGCGGGTCTCAAACGGGTTTCACAATCCGGCCTATGTGCGGGCGATGCTGGGCCCCTCCTGCCCGCAGAAACAACGCGACGAGGCCTGCGCGATCTATGCGCAGGGCCGCCCGGGGGTCTATATGGGCGACCTTCACTATTATTCGGAAGAATACGACGGCGAGGCCCTCGCCCCCGCCATCCGCGAAAGCGGCGTTCGGATCGAACTGCTGACCGGAAGCTACGATTATTCCGCGTCTCCCGAAAACACCCGCAGCATCGCCGCCCTGCTGGACCCCGAAAAGGTCCGTTTCACCGAAATGGACGGTCTGGGCCACTTCCCGATGATCGAGGATCCGGACCGCTTCCGGTTTTATTTCATCACGGCGCTGAACAAGCTGGAGGAGCGGTGA
- a CDS encoding DUF4112 domain-containing protein — translation MDTTDPDIARLRSLAHAMDSAFRIPLIGKRVGWDSIVGLVPVVGDALALAPALYIVATARRKGVPLGTLVRMGGNIGIDALIGSIPLVGDLFDIGWKANLRNVDLLDRHIAAQDAQRAARRPPFDN, via the coding sequence ATGGACACGACAGACCCCGATATCGCCCGTCTGCGCAGCCTTGCGCATGCCATGGACAGTGCTTTCAGAATACCGCTGATCGGCAAGCGGGTGGGCTGGGATTCGATAGTCGGGCTGGTTCCGGTCGTCGGGGATGCGCTGGCACTTGCGCCGGCTCTCTACATCGTGGCCACAGCGCGGCGCAAAGGGGTGCCGCTGGGCACGCTCGTGCGGATGGGCGGGAATATCGGGATCGACGCGCTGATCGGGTCGATCCCCCTTGTCGGGGATCTGTTCGATATCGGCTGGAAGGCAAACCTGCGGAACGTGGATCTGCTCGACAGGCATATCGCAGCCCAAGATGCACAAAGGGCGGCCCGAAGACCGCCCTTCGATAACTGA